One window of Labrys wisconsinensis genomic DNA carries:
- a CDS encoding TetR/AcrR family transcriptional regulator C-terminal domain-containing protein — translation MKVDRSRIVDEALRLLNEVGIDGLSTRLLAERLGVRQPALYWHFPGKRALLAAMNREILARGQTSRPPRPGEDWRGFLAEDARSFRRALTAYRDGARVHAGSEPDPDEAGHVEVMLRFLAGAGMAAPSALQLLIALGRYTVGCVLEEQAAPAPGTEPTGLDAAAQDRPLLAGALAAYRAGGHEAAFEAGLALLLDGAAAAVGS, via the coding sequence ATGAAGGTCGACCGCAGCCGGATCGTCGACGAAGCGCTCCGCCTCCTCAACGAGGTCGGCATCGACGGGTTGTCGACGCGGCTGCTGGCCGAGCGGCTCGGGGTGCGGCAGCCGGCGCTCTACTGGCACTTTCCCGGCAAGCGTGCCCTGCTGGCGGCGATGAACCGGGAGATCCTGGCGCGCGGGCAGACATCGCGGCCGCCGCGGCCCGGCGAGGACTGGCGCGGCTTCCTGGCCGAGGATGCCCGCAGCTTCCGCCGCGCGCTCACGGCCTATCGCGACGGCGCGCGGGTCCATGCCGGCAGCGAGCCGGATCCGGACGAGGCCGGCCACGTGGAGGTGATGCTGCGCTTCCTCGCCGGAGCCGGCATGGCCGCGCCCTCGGCGCTGCAGCTCCTCATCGCCCTCGGCCGCTACACCGTCGGCTGCGTGCTGGAGGAGCAGGCGGCGCCGGCTCCCGGGACCGAGCCGACCGGGCTCGATGCAGCGGCGCAGGACCGCCCGCTGCTCGCCGGCGCCCTCGCCGCCTATCGCGCGGGCGGGCACGAGGCCGCCTTCGAGGCCGGCCTGGCGCTCCTGCTCGACGGGGCGGCGGCCGCGGTCGGCAGCTGA
- the tet gene encoding Tet(A)/Tet(B)/Tet(C) family tetracycline efflux MFS transporter produces the protein MTRALAIILTIVTLDAAGIGLTMPIMPRLLREVGHSGDLGWRYGAFLGLYALMQFLCAPLLGALSDRAGRRPVLLLSLAGAALDYLVLAASPWLWLLFVGRAVAGITGASMAVASACIADVTPEAQRARRFGQLSACFGLGFIAGPALGGLLGAISVRAPFVAAAALNGVTLVGALMALPETAKAGAAPAVLLNPLAPLRWALSFPALSALIGAYLVLALVGEVGGTIWVLYGEDKFGWDPFTIGVSLAGFGLFHALAQAFVAGPIAERWGERRALAVGIAADSAAYGLIAVAAQGWMAFLLLPLFCLGGIGAPALQSLLAAEVDGEQQGRLQGVLASVTSLASILGPLLISSLYFASRASFPGLVWLGGAALYLVCLPLLFGRPSR, from the coding sequence ATGACCCGGGCGCTCGCCATCATCCTGACCATCGTGACGCTGGATGCGGCGGGCATCGGCCTCACCATGCCGATCATGCCGCGCCTGCTGCGCGAGGTCGGCCACAGCGGCGATCTCGGCTGGCGCTACGGCGCCTTTCTCGGGCTCTATGCGCTGATGCAGTTCCTGTGCGCGCCGCTGCTCGGTGCCCTGTCGGACCGGGCCGGCCGCCGGCCCGTGCTGCTGCTGTCGCTCGCCGGCGCCGCGCTCGACTATCTCGTGCTGGCGGCCTCGCCCTGGCTCTGGCTGCTGTTCGTCGGCCGCGCGGTCGCCGGGATCACCGGCGCGAGCATGGCGGTGGCCTCCGCCTGCATCGCCGACGTCACGCCCGAGGCGCAGCGCGCCCGCCGGTTCGGCCAGCTCAGCGCCTGCTTCGGCCTGGGCTTCATCGCCGGGCCCGCGCTCGGCGGCCTGCTCGGCGCGATCTCGGTGCGTGCGCCCTTCGTCGCGGCGGCCGCGCTCAACGGCGTCACCCTGGTCGGCGCCCTCATGGCCCTGCCGGAGACCGCGAAAGCCGGCGCGGCGCCAGCCGTCCTTCTCAACCCGCTGGCGCCGCTGCGCTGGGCGCTGAGCTTTCCGGCGCTCTCGGCGCTGATCGGCGCCTATCTCGTGCTCGCCCTGGTCGGCGAGGTCGGCGGCACGATCTGGGTGCTCTACGGCGAAGACAAGTTCGGCTGGGATCCCTTCACCATCGGCGTCTCCCTCGCCGGCTTCGGCCTGTTCCACGCCCTCGCCCAGGCCTTCGTCGCCGGTCCGATCGCCGAGCGCTGGGGCGAGCGGCGCGCCCTCGCGGTCGGCATCGCCGCCGACAGCGCCGCCTATGGCCTGATCGCCGTGGCGGCGCAGGGCTGGATGGCCTTCCTGCTGCTGCCGTTGTTCTGCCTCGGCGGCATCGGCGCGCCGGCGCTGCAATCGCTGCTGGCGGCCGAGGTGGACGGCGAGCAGCAGGGACGCCTGCAGGGCGTGCTGGCGAGCGTGACGAGCCTCGCCTCGATCCTCGGCCCGCTGCTGATCAGCAGCCTGTACTTCGCGTCCCGCGCGAGCTTCCCCGGCCTGGTGTGGCTCGGCGGGGCGGCGCTGTATCTCGTCTGCCTGCCGCTGCTGTTCGGCCGGCCGTCCCGCTGA
- a CDS encoding DUF4164 domain-containing protein, which translates to MTASPSLDTALQRLAAALSRIEDAVERRIEADRVGASREVEVQALSDDRARLAQELDESFARCARAEAANRDVSRRLDQAIDTIRTVLEHQDP; encoded by the coding sequence ATGACCGCCTCCCCGTCCCTGGACACCGCCCTGCAGCGCCTCGCCGCCGCCCTCTCCCGCATCGAGGATGCGGTCGAGCGGCGCATCGAGGCCGACCGGGTCGGCGCCAGCCGCGAAGTGGAGGTGCAGGCGCTCTCCGACGACCGCGCCCGCCTGGCGCAGGAGCTCGACGAGAGCTTCGCGCGCTGCGCCCGGGCCGAGGCCGCCAACCGCGACGTCTCGCGCCGCCTCGACCAGGCCATCGACACCATCCGCACCGTGCTGGAGCATCAGGACCCCTGA
- the tkt gene encoding transketolase produces MIQRELHDRMANAVRGLAIDGVEAAKSGHPGMPLGMADVATVLFTRFLKYDASHPKWSDRDRFVLSAGHGSMLLYSLLYLLGVPGMSLEDLKHFRQLGYKTPGHPENFHTAGVETTTGPLGQGLATSVGMAMAERMLQAEFGRKIVDHHTYVLASDGDLMEGVSQEAIALAGHYKLSKMIVLWDDNGISIDGPLTLSDSVDQVKRFQACGWRAERVDGLDPEAIAAAIERAQKSSKPTLIACKTIIGYGAPKKQGTSKAHGEPLGPEEAAAAKAKLGIAGGPFEVPAEVLKAWRDIGTRGVAEREAWEGRFAGLSDRKQAEFTRRVSGQRPPKLAKAIAAHKKALAAAPVTVATRKASELTLDAIVEVMPELVLGSADLTPSNNTKAKGLVEITPKTFKGRYIHWGIREFGMAAAMNGIYLHGGYVPAGGTFLVFTDYARPAMRLAALMGTAPVYVMTHDSIGLGEDGPTHQPVEHLAALRAMPNMHVFRPCDAIETAECWQLALERTNGPTVLALTRQNLPQLRDDSPTNLSAQGAYELAPAVGGEARVTLFASGSEVEVAWNARKMLNERGVPTRLVSVPSLDVFLGQPDEVRARVIGNAPVKVAVEAAVRFGWDAVIGPDGGFVGMASFGASGPIKELYRHFGITPEAVVETAIKRHNG; encoded by the coding sequence ATGATTCAGCGTGAACTCCACGATCGCATGGCCAACGCCGTCCGGGGGCTGGCGATCGACGGCGTCGAGGCGGCCAAATCCGGGCATCCCGGCATGCCGCTCGGCATGGCCGATGTCGCCACGGTCCTGTTCACGCGCTTTCTCAAATACGACGCATCCCACCCCAAATGGTCCGACCGGGACCGCTTCGTGCTGTCGGCCGGCCACGGCTCGATGCTGCTCTATTCGCTGCTCTATCTCCTGGGCGTGCCCGGCATGTCGCTGGAGGACCTCAAGCATTTCCGCCAGCTCGGCTACAAGACCCCGGGCCACCCCGAGAACTTCCACACCGCCGGGGTGGAGACCACCACCGGCCCGCTCGGCCAGGGCCTGGCCACCTCGGTCGGCATGGCGATGGCCGAGAGGATGCTGCAGGCCGAGTTCGGCCGGAAGATCGTCGACCACCACACCTATGTCCTGGCCTCGGACGGCGACCTGATGGAGGGCGTCAGCCAGGAGGCGATCGCGCTCGCCGGGCACTACAAGCTCAGCAAGATGATCGTGCTCTGGGACGACAACGGCATCTCGATCGACGGGCCGCTGACGCTGTCGGACTCGGTCGACCAGGTGAAGCGCTTCCAGGCCTGCGGCTGGCGCGCCGAGCGCGTCGACGGGCTCGACCCGGAGGCGATCGCCGCCGCCATCGAGCGGGCGCAGAAATCGTCCAAGCCGACCCTGATCGCCTGCAAGACCATCATCGGCTACGGCGCGCCGAAGAAGCAGGGCACCTCCAAGGCCCATGGCGAGCCGCTCGGGCCGGAGGAGGCCGCCGCCGCCAAGGCCAAGCTCGGCATAGCGGGCGGCCCGTTCGAGGTGCCGGCCGAGGTGCTGAAGGCCTGGCGCGACATCGGCACCAGGGGCGTGGCCGAGCGCGAGGCCTGGGAAGGCCGCTTCGCCGGCCTCTCCGACCGCAAGCAGGCCGAGTTCACCCGCCGCGTCTCGGGCCAGCGCCCGCCCAAGCTCGCCAAGGCCATCGCCGCCCACAAGAAGGCGCTCGCGGCCGCGCCGGTGACGGTGGCGACCCGCAAGGCCTCCGAGCTCACGCTCGACGCCATCGTCGAGGTCATGCCCGAGCTGGTCCTGGGCTCGGCCGACCTCACGCCCTCCAACAACACCAAGGCCAAGGGCCTCGTCGAGATCACGCCGAAGACCTTCAAGGGCCGCTACATCCACTGGGGCATCCGCGAGTTCGGCATGGCGGCGGCCATGAACGGCATCTACCTGCACGGGGGCTATGTGCCGGCGGGCGGCACCTTCCTGGTGTTCACCGACTATGCCCGCCCGGCCATGCGCCTTGCCGCGCTGATGGGCACCGCGCCGGTCTACGTCATGACCCACGACTCGATCGGCCTCGGCGAGGACGGGCCGACCCACCAGCCGGTGGAGCACCTGGCGGCCCTGCGCGCCATGCCGAACATGCACGTCTTCCGCCCCTGCGACGCGATCGAGACGGCCGAGTGCTGGCAGCTGGCGCTCGAGCGCACCAACGGCCCGACCGTGCTCGCCCTGACGCGCCAGAACCTGCCGCAGCTGCGCGACGATTCTCCGACCAACCTCAGCGCCCAGGGCGCCTACGAGCTCGCCCCGGCGGTGGGCGGCGAGGCCAGGGTGACGCTGTTCGCCTCTGGCTCGGAGGTCGAGGTCGCCTGGAACGCCCGCAAGATGCTGAACGAGCGCGGCGTTCCGACGCGGCTGGTCTCGGTGCCCTCGCTCGACGTCTTCCTCGGCCAGCCCGACGAGGTGCGGGCCCGGGTGATCGGCAATGCCCCGGTCAAGGTGGCGGTCGAGGCGGCGGTGCGCTTCGGCTGGGACGCGGTGATCGGCCCGGACGGCGGCTTCGTCGGCATGGCCTCCTTCGGCGCCAGCGGGCCGATCAAGGAACTCTATCGCCATTTCGGCATCACGCCGGAAGCCGTGGTCGAGACGGCGATCAAGCGTCACAATGGCTGA
- a CDS encoding cell division protein ZapA produces the protein MTHVSVTIAGRAYRMACDEGQEEHLLGLGRMLDGRIDQLRASFGEIGDMRLAVMAGIMVADELSEAQRRHHALEAELQELRSARASAVARDEQAQLRVAEAVADAAARIEKLAETLHKGVVSGGA, from the coding sequence ATGACGCATGTCTCGGTCACCATTGCCGGGCGGGCCTACCGCATGGCCTGCGACGAGGGGCAGGAGGAGCATCTGCTCGGCCTCGGCCGGATGCTCGACGGCAGGATCGACCAGCTGCGCGCCTCCTTCGGCGAGATCGGCGACATGCGCCTGGCCGTCATGGCCGGCATCATGGTGGCGGACGAATTGTCGGAGGCGCAGCGCCGCCACCACGCCCTGGAGGCGGAGCTGCAGGAGCTGCGCAGCGCCCGGGCGAGCGCCGTCGCCCGCGACGAGCAGGCGCAGCTGCGCGTCGCCGAGGCGGTGGCCGATGCCGCCGCCCGCATCGAGAAGCTGGCCGAGACGCTGCACAAGGGCGTGGTGAGCGGGGGCGCCTGA